Proteins encoded within one genomic window of Pseudodesulfovibrio senegalensis:
- a CDS encoding peptidase U32 family protein — protein MPSESNRVPELLAPAGNMEKLETAIRYGADAVYMGGGELNLRAGAAGFSMDELPGAIRLAHDAGVKVYFTMNVYPREHMLPDVEQYMDVLAEARPDAVIASDPGVIAMLRKRLPDMPVHVSTQANTCNSWSVRFWQDMGAKRVNVAREIRSSELMQMLALCRRELRDMQLEVFVHGAQCMAISGRCYMSAYLNDRPGNLGQCSHPCRYEYQPVSISVEEKTRPGEDLWVVHQYPFSDPDRLESPGMDGNADAPDGQDDEFIFEPAPDDSGEPAEPALDFARMNGGYSKFFAAEDLCLLHYLGWFARMGVASVKVEGRTKSSAYLAQVVDAYRSALDDLASGEFKAEKYLSELVNAASRPLTTGFFDPLQRAPLALPPDAEERRPVLARILEDLGDGRWRIEVKARWVTTRDVEILAPGLNRPRLHAEDYGLENDLGQGLDVAHPGLKCTMYCDHPDVGRHVFIRTAWDLEALDG, from the coding sequence ATGCCTTCAGAATCGAACAGGGTACCCGAGCTGCTGGCTCCGGCCGGGAACATGGAAAAGCTGGAAACCGCCATCCGCTATGGCGCGGACGCGGTGTACATGGGCGGTGGCGAGCTGAACCTGCGCGCCGGTGCCGCGGGATTTTCCATGGACGAGCTGCCCGGGGCCATCCGACTGGCGCACGACGCCGGAGTCAAGGTCTACTTTACCATGAACGTGTACCCGCGCGAGCACATGCTGCCCGACGTGGAACAGTACATGGACGTGCTGGCCGAGGCGCGGCCCGATGCTGTCATCGCCTCGGACCCGGGCGTGATCGCCATGCTGCGCAAGCGCTTGCCCGACATGCCCGTGCACGTGAGCACGCAGGCCAACACCTGCAACAGCTGGTCCGTGCGTTTCTGGCAGGACATGGGCGCAAAGCGGGTCAACGTGGCCCGCGAAATACGTTCCTCGGAACTCATGCAGATGCTGGCGCTCTGCCGCCGCGAACTGCGGGACATGCAACTTGAGGTTTTCGTGCACGGCGCCCAGTGCATGGCCATTTCCGGGCGTTGCTACATGAGCGCCTATCTCAACGACCGGCCCGGCAACCTGGGCCAGTGTTCCCACCCCTGCCGCTATGAATACCAGCCCGTGAGCATCAGCGTGGAGGAAAAGACCCGGCCCGGCGAAGACCTCTGGGTGGTGCACCAGTACCCGTTTTCCGATCCGGACCGCCTCGAAAGTCCGGGCATGGACGGGAACGCCGATGCCCCGGACGGGCAGGACGACGAGTTCATTTTCGAACCGGCTCCGGACGACAGCGGGGAACCGGCCGAACCCGCGCTGGATTTCGCACGCATGAACGGCGGCTATTCCAAGTTTTTTGCGGCCGAGGACCTGTGCCTGCTGCATTACCTGGGCTGGTTTGCGCGCATGGGCGTGGCCTCGGTCAAGGTGGAGGGCCGCACCAAGAGTTCCGCATACCTTGCGCAGGTGGTGGACGCCTACCGCAGCGCGCTGGACGATCTGGCCTCCGGTGAATTCAAGGCGGAAAAGTATCTTTCCGAACTGGTCAATGCCGCGTCCCGGCCCTTGACCACGGGGTTCTTCGATCCACTGCAGCGCGCGCCGCTGGCCCTGCCTCCGGACGCCGAGGAACGCAGGCCCGTGCTGGCGCGTATCCTTGAAGACCTTGGCGACGGCCGCTGGCGTATTGAGGTCAAGGCGCGCTGGGTCACCACCCGGGACGTGGAAATCCTTGCCCCGGGCCTGAACCGGCCCCGGCTGCATGCCGAGGACTACGGGCTGGAAAACGACCTCGGGCAGGGGCTGGACGTGGCCCATCCCGGCCTCAAGTGCACCATGTATTGTGATCATCCCGACGTGGGCAGGCATGTGTTCATCCGCACGGCATGGGATCTGGAAGCGCTGGACGGCTAA
- a CDS encoding insulinase family protein, which translates to MIHGFEKIRQQSIPELNSTAFVYRHAKTGGRVLSICNDDENKVFGISFRTPPEDSTGVAHILEHSVLCGSRKYPVKEPFVELLKGSLQTFLNAMTFPDKTCYPVASANTSDFYNLMDVYLDAVFYPNLTENTLRQEGWHYELEAPDKDMTYKGVVYNEMKGAYSSPDSLLYEHSQQSLFPDTTYGLDSGGDPATIPDLTWEKFSEFHRTHYHPSNAYAFFYGDDDPEKRLEKLGEYFDQFEPLDPSFSRVPLQPRFEEAVQVVKGYPASGKLAKGMFTVNWLLAPTNDANLNLALHVLEHILIGLPSSPLRKNLTESGLGEDLAGVGLEADMRQMFFSVGLKGMHPANAVKVESIIFHTIKDLVEKGIDPKDVDAAINSVEFGLRENNTGSYPRGLSLMFQSLSTWIYDEEDGTEGDPLRLLPFDEPLANIKRWVADGEKVFEELLARLFLHNPHRSTVLLKPEHKLGKEIEQKERARLDEAKKSMSPEQLDEVMELARELHRLQEAPDAPEDLARIPRLAVADLPRENQIVPTSETTVGTARCLHHDLTTNGIAYLDFGFDLTVLPDHLLPLAGLFGRMLTEMGTQDSDFVSMSQRIARTTGGIHSQVFISPVVNSDRAAARLFLRAKCTLEKGKETAAILTELLTRTKFNDRERFRQILFEAKSRAEQRLVPSGHMVVAMRLKARAHRAHAMEEAISGVTNLEYLRTLAQRVEKDFGGVLAELEQVRDLLLTRNGLVLNATMTDADFAVMEPLAASVASALPENPAEPMLFAAPELPLREGLTIPSQVNYVGKGCNVFAHGFEFSGPMLAASKFLRTSYLWEKVRVQGGAYGGFCTFDRTSGSFNFISYRDPNVEKTIEAYDGVAPFLKGLQIPEDELEKSVIGAVGELDAYMLPDAKGFSATARILAGETNEQRQTMRDQLLATKPEDFVALGEAAAMVAEHGAVTVLGNGPAMDVSNLDLEMREIW; encoded by the coding sequence ATGATTCACGGATTCGAAAAAATACGCCAACAGTCCATTCCCGAACTGAACAGCACGGCATTCGTGTACCGCCATGCCAAGACCGGCGGCCGGGTGCTCTCCATATGCAACGACGACGAAAACAAGGTCTTCGGCATCAGCTTCCGCACGCCGCCCGAGGACAGCACGGGCGTGGCCCACATTCTGGAGCACTCCGTGCTGTGCGGCTCGCGCAAGTACCCGGTCAAGGAACCGTTCGTGGAGCTGCTCAAGGGCTCGCTCCAGACCTTCCTGAACGCCATGACCTTTCCGGACAAGACCTGCTATCCGGTAGCCAGCGCCAACACGAGCGACTTCTACAACCTCATGGACGTGTACCTTGACGCGGTGTTCTACCCGAACCTGACCGAAAACACCCTGCGGCAGGAAGGCTGGCACTACGAGCTGGAAGCGCCCGACAAGGACATGACCTACAAAGGCGTGGTCTACAATGAAATGAAGGGAGCCTATTCCAGCCCGGACAGCCTGCTCTATGAGCACTCGCAGCAGTCGCTCTTTCCGGACACCACCTACGGACTGGACTCAGGCGGCGACCCCGCAACCATACCGGACCTGACATGGGAGAAATTCAGCGAGTTCCACCGCACCCATTACCATCCGTCCAACGCCTACGCGTTTTTCTACGGCGACGACGACCCGGAAAAACGGCTGGAAAAACTGGGCGAATATTTCGACCAATTCGAGCCGCTGGACCCGTCCTTTTCCCGCGTGCCCCTGCAGCCGCGATTCGAAGAGGCCGTGCAGGTGGTCAAGGGCTACCCGGCCTCGGGCAAGCTGGCCAAGGGCATGTTCACGGTCAACTGGCTGCTGGCCCCCACCAATGACGCCAACCTGAACCTTGCCCTGCATGTGCTGGAGCACATCCTCATCGGCCTGCCCTCCTCGCCCCTGCGCAAGAACCTGACCGAATCCGGGCTGGGCGAAGACCTTGCCGGGGTCGGGCTGGAAGCGGACATGCGCCAGATGTTCTTTTCCGTGGGCCTCAAGGGCATGCACCCGGCCAACGCGGTCAAGGTGGAATCCATCATCTTCCACACCATCAAGGACCTTGTGGAAAAAGGCATTGATCCCAAGGACGTGGACGCGGCCATCAACTCCGTGGAATTCGGCCTGCGCGAAAACAACACGGGCTCGTATCCGCGCGGCCTGTCGCTCATGTTCCAATCCCTTTCCACGTGGATCTACGACGAAGAGGACGGTACCGAGGGCGATCCACTGCGGCTGCTGCCCTTTGATGAGCCGCTGGCCAACATCAAGCGCTGGGTGGCGGACGGCGAAAAGGTATTCGAGGAACTGCTGGCACGGCTGTTCCTGCACAACCCGCACCGCTCCACCGTGCTGCTCAAGCCCGAGCACAAGCTGGGCAAGGAGATCGAGCAAAAAGAACGCGCCCGGCTGGACGAGGCCAAAAAATCCATGAGCCCCGAGCAGCTGGACGAGGTCATGGAACTGGCCCGCGAACTGCACCGGCTGCAGGAAGCCCCGGACGCGCCCGAGGACCTTGCGCGCATCCCCCGGCTGGCCGTGGCCGACCTGCCCCGGGAAAACCAGATCGTGCCCACCAGTGAGACCACGGTGGGCACGGCCCGCTGCCTGCACCACGACCTGACCACCAACGGCATCGCCTATCTGGATTTCGGGTTCGACCTCACGGTGCTGCCCGACCACCTTTTGCCCCTTGCCGGGCTGTTCGGCCGCATGCTCACGGAAATGGGCACGCAGGACAGCGACTTCGTGTCCATGTCCCAGCGCATCGCCCGCACCACGGGCGGCATCCATTCGCAGGTGTTCATCTCTCCGGTGGTCAATTCGGACCGCGCGGCCGCACGCCTGTTCCTGCGCGCCAAGTGCACGCTGGAAAAGGGCAAGGAAACCGCAGCCATCCTCACGGAACTGCTGACCCGCACCAAATTCAACGACCGCGAACGCTTCCGCCAGATTCTGTTCGAGGCCAAATCCCGCGCCGAGCAACGGCTGGTGCCCTCCGGCCACATGGTCGTGGCCATGCGGCTCAAGGCCCGCGCCCACCGCGCGCATGCCATGGAAGAAGCCATATCCGGCGTCACCAACCTCGAATACCTGCGCACGCTGGCCCAACGCGTGGAAAAGGACTTCGGCGGCGTACTGGCCGAACTGGAACAGGTGCGCGACCTGCTGCTGACCCGCAACGGGCTGGTGCTCAACGCCACCATGACGGATGCGGATTTTGCGGTCATGGAACCGCTGGCCGCTTCCGTGGCCTCGGCCCTGCCCGAAAACCCGGCCGAGCCCATGCTCTTTGCCGCGCCCGAACTGCCCCTGCGCGAGGGCCTGACCATTCCCTCGCAGGTCAACTACGTGGGCAAGGGCTGCAACGTATTTGCGCACGGCTTCGAGTTCAGCGGTCCCATGCTGGCCGCCTCCAAATTCCTGCGCACCAGCTACCTGTGGGAAAAGGTACGCGTGCAGGGCGGGGCATACGGCGGGTTCTGCACCTTCGACCGCACCAGCGGCAGCTTCAACTTCATCTCCTACCGCGACCCCAACGTGGAAAAAACCATCGAGGCCTACGACGGGGTTGCCCCATTCCTCAAGGGGCTGCAAATCCCCGAAGACGAACTGGAAAAATCCGTGATCGGCGCGGTGGGCGAACTGGATGCCTACATGCTGCCCGACGCCAAGGGATTCTCGGCCACGGCCCGCATCCTTGCCGGGGAAACAAACGAACAGCGTCAAACCATGCGCGACCAACTGCTGGCCACCAAGCCCGAGGACTTCGTGGCTCTGGGCGAAGCCGCAGCCATGGTGGCCGAACACGGCGCCGTCACCGTGCTGGGCAACGGCCCGGCCATGGACGTTTCGAATCTCGATCTGGAAATGCGGGAAATCTGGTAG
- a CDS encoding LysR substrate-binding domain-containing protein, producing METRHLKYFVAVAEELHFGKAAKRLHISQPPLSQQIMKFEEDLGVPLFLRDRRSVRLTAAGESLLRDAHSILGAMERARRNLSAAAGGERGRLSLGYIGPALNTALPEVIRRFRGAYPNVRFDLQQMGTNEQLDALRAQTIDAGVVRLFRHNTDGLETMLFHQEAYAVVAPEDHPLAGRDCVDLSELEGQPLITFPRSVHPPLYDEWMRIFASHGFMPDIVQEVETKNAAQALAAAGMGIAIVPESLSSEARRGVRFLTLNGEYPTLEIHVATRRGDISPATRNLLQIVRAIMGATMRETGRENRL from the coding sequence ATGGAAACACGACATCTCAAATACTTCGTTGCCGTGGCCGAGGAGTTGCATTTCGGCAAGGCCGCAAAACGGCTGCATATTTCCCAGCCACCCCTGAGCCAGCAGATCATGAAATTCGAGGAGGACCTCGGCGTGCCCCTTTTCCTGCGCGACAGGCGTTCCGTGCGCCTGACTGCGGCCGGGGAATCGCTGCTCCGGGACGCACATTCCATCCTCGGGGCCATGGAACGGGCGCGGCGCAACCTCTCCGCCGCAGCCGGGGGCGAACGCGGCCGCCTGTCACTGGGCTACATCGGCCCGGCCCTGAACACGGCCCTGCCCGAGGTAATCCGCCGGTTCCGGGGAGCCTACCCCAACGTGCGCTTCGACCTGCAGCAGATGGGCACCAACGAACAGCTGGACGCCCTGCGCGCACAAACCATCGACGCGGGCGTTGTGCGGCTGTTCCGCCACAACACCGACGGGCTGGAAACCATGCTCTTTCACCAGGAGGCCTATGCCGTGGTGGCCCCGGAGGACCACCCGCTGGCCGGACGCGACTGCGTGGACCTGTCCGAACTCGAAGGCCAACCGCTGATCACCTTTCCCCGCTCGGTGCATCCGCCGCTCTACGACGAATGGATGCGCATCTTCGCCTCGCACGGGTTCATGCCGGACATCGTGCAGGAGGTGGAAACCAAGAACGCGGCGCAGGCTCTGGCAGCGGCGGGCATGGGTATCGCCATCGTGCCGGAAAGCCTGTCCTCCGAGGCCCGCAGGGGCGTCCGGTTCCTGACCCTGAACGGCGAATACCCGACCCTTGAAATCCATGTGGCCACACGGCGGGGCGACATTTCCCCCGCCACCCGCAACCTGCTGCAAATCGTGCGCGCAATCATGGGCGCGACCATGCGTGAAACGGGCCGTGAAAACAGGCTTTGA
- a CDS encoding aldo/keto reductase translates to MSTDTKFTTLGNSDIRISGMGLGCMGLSEFYGEPVTQAAADDLVAHALDSGVNFFDTADMYGSGHNERLLAHALKGRRDQAVIATKFGIVREKGEYARTVCGAPEYVRQACHDSLRRLETDHIDLYYIHRIDVDTPIEDTVGEMSRLAEEGKIRAIGLSEASAQTLRRAHAVHPVSALQSEYSMFTRDPEQETLAVTRELGASFVAYSPICRGLLGLLQPGGDGKDFRQYLPRFQGQAYEANREVALRLDELAQSKGCTLAQLSLAWVMAQSGNVVPIPGTTKPRNLTANIGAFTVNLDAADLRAVDAILDAHAVQGARYTEEGMKGVNV, encoded by the coding sequence ATGAGCACGGATACGAAATTTACGACATTGGGCAACAGCGACATCCGCATTTCCGGCATGGGGCTGGGCTGCATGGGGCTCAGCGAGTTCTACGGCGAGCCGGTCACGCAGGCGGCAGCGGACGATCTCGTTGCTCATGCCTTGGACTCCGGGGTGAATTTTTTCGACACTGCGGACATGTACGGCTCCGGCCACAATGAACGGCTGCTGGCCCATGCCCTCAAGGGGCGGCGGGATCAGGCGGTCATCGCCACCAAGTTCGGCATTGTGCGCGAAAAGGGGGAGTATGCCCGCACCGTGTGCGGCGCGCCCGAGTATGTGCGTCAAGCCTGCCATGACAGCCTGCGCAGGCTGGAAACCGATCATATCGATCTTTACTACATACACCGTATCGACGTGGATACGCCCATCGAGGACACCGTGGGCGAGATGTCCCGGCTGGCGGAGGAAGGAAAAATCCGGGCCATTGGGCTGTCCGAGGCTTCGGCCCAGACCCTGCGCCGGGCGCACGCCGTGCATCCGGTGTCCGCATTGCAGTCCGAATACTCCATGTTCACCCGCGACCCCGAGCAGGAAACCCTGGCCGTGACAAGGGAACTGGGCGCAAGCTTTGTGGCCTACAGCCCCATTTGCCGGGGGCTGCTCGGCTTGCTCCAGCCCGGCGGCGACGGCAAGGACTTCCGGCAGTATTTGCCCCGTTTTCAGGGGCAGGCATACGAGGCCAACCGCGAGGTGGCCTTGCGCCTTGATGAACTGGCGCAGTCAAAGGGCTGCACGCTGGCCCAGTTGTCGCTGGCATGGGTCATGGCGCAATCCGGCAACGTGGTTCCCATTCCCGGCACCACCAAGCCCCGCAACCTTACGGCCAATATCGGCGCGTTCACGGTGAATCTGGATGCCGCGGACCTGCGTGCCGTGGATGCGATTCTGGACGCCCATGCCGTGCAGGGTGCGCGCTACACCGAGGAGGGCATGAAGGGCGTCAACGTCTAG
- a CDS encoding peroxiredoxin, whose product MSCEHELNLDFAKVGQAVPEFKMETFDPAEGFFGEVDLGQLRRDGKWVILFFYPADFTFVCPTELADLAEKHQALKDLGAEVISVSTDTKFSHMAWRREEKLLENVQYTMAADPTGEVSRFFDVYDEETGLALRGTFVINPEGVLASSEINFYNVGRNADELVRKLEANVHLRANPNEVCPAKWTPGEKTLTPGEGMVGHVWEALNG is encoded by the coding sequence ATGAGCTGCGAACACGAACTGAATCTGGATTTCGCCAAAGTCGGACAGGCCGTTCCCGAATTCAAGATGGAAACCTTTGATCCCGCCGAGGGATTTTTCGGCGAGGTGGATCTTGGGCAGCTGCGCAGGGACGGCAAGTGGGTCATTCTTTTCTTTTATCCTGCGGACTTCACCTTTGTCTGCCCCACGGAACTGGCCGATCTGGCCGAAAAGCATCAGGCCCTCAAGGATCTGGGCGCGGAAGTGATTTCGGTATCCACGGACACCAAGTTTTCGCATATGGCCTGGCGGCGCGAGGAAAAGCTGCTGGAAAACGTGCAGTACACCATGGCCGCGGACCCCACGGGCGAAGTCTCCCGTTTCTTTGACGTTTACGACGAGGAAACAGGGCTGGCCCTGCGCGGCACCTTTGTGATCAATCCCGAGGGCGTGTTGGCCTCTTCGGAGATCAATTTCTACAACGTGGGCCGTAATGCTGACGAACTGGTGCGCAAGTTGGAAGCCAACGTGCATCTGCGCGCCAATCCCAACGAGGTCTGCCCGGCCAAATGGACCCCGGGCGAAAAGACCCTGACCCCGGGCGAAGGCATGGTCGGCCACGTCTGGGAAGCACTGAACGGATAA
- a CDS encoding DUF2784 domain-containing protein, whose translation MVDAATWSIRADVLLAFHVLLAAFNALSLPLIWLGAWRGWRFVRNPWFRWLHVALMGFVLAETLLGLTCPLTLWEAQLRGSQPMPQRGMISRLMESIVFCSCPAWSFMVAYGLFFGLILFTLWRIPPRTRRRP comes from the coding sequence ATGGTGGATGCGGCGACATGGTCAATCCGGGCAGACGTACTGCTTGCGTTCCATGTGCTGCTGGCCGCGTTCAACGCGCTGAGCCTGCCGCTGATCTGGCTCGGGGCATGGCGCGGCTGGCGATTCGTGCGCAACCCGTGGTTCCGCTGGCTGCACGTGGCGCTCATGGGTTTTGTGCTGGCCGAAACCCTGCTGGGGCTGACCTGCCCCCTGACCCTCTGGGAAGCCCAGCTGCGCGGCTCCCAGCCCATGCCCCAACGCGGCATGATTTCCCGTCTCATGGAATCCATAGTGTTCTGTTCCTGCCCGGCGTGGAGCTTCATGGTCGCCTACGGCCTGTTCTTCGGGCTGATTCTGTTCACTTTGTGGCGCATACCGCCCCGCACACGGCGCCGACCCTGA
- a CDS encoding alpha/beta hydrolase: MIVLKILLLLLCIGYGLLAATVYFSQQSMVFNPSRDMEATPRDMGLPFTDVELITSQGTHLHAWWLPHAQPRATLLFCHGNGGNISHREESFRIFHSLNLNVFIFDYSGYGQSMGKPSEEAVHADTRSAWDWLTQEMDIPAEEIIVFGRSLGGGAAAGLVGALHKEGVRPRGLIMESTFSSLPDVGASIYPWLPVRLLARHRFESSRTLAHADIPALFIHSREDDVVPYGIGRALFENYPGPKDFLHIEGRHNRGFAETGQPYVNGLARFLNRLDRD; encoded by the coding sequence ATGATCGTGCTCAAAATACTCCTTCTCCTGCTCTGCATCGGTTACGGATTGCTGGCCGCCACCGTATACTTTTCCCAGCAGTCCATGGTCTTCAACCCCTCGCGGGACATGGAGGCCACGCCCCGGGACATGGGCCTGCCCTTCACGGACGTGGAACTGATCACATCGCAGGGCACGCACCTGCACGCGTGGTGGCTGCCCCATGCGCAGCCTCGGGCCACCCTGCTCTTCTGCCACGGCAACGGCGGCAACATATCGCACCGCGAGGAATCCTTCCGCATTTTCCATTCCCTGAACCTGAACGTGTTCATCTTCGACTACTCGGGCTACGGCCAGAGCATGGGCAAACCCTCGGAAGAAGCCGTGCACGCCGACACCCGTTCGGCATGGGACTGGCTCACGCAGGAAATGGACATCCCCGCAGAAGAGATCATCGTGTTCGGCCGCTCGCTGGGCGGTGGTGCCGCGGCCGGCCTCGTGGGCGCGCTGCACAAAGAGGGCGTGCGGCCCCGCGGCCTGATCATGGAATCCACCTTTTCCTCGCTGCCGGACGTGGGTGCCAGCATCTACCCGTGGCTGCCCGTGCGCCTGCTGGCGAGGCACCGATTCGAAAGCTCCCGGACCCTTGCCCATGCAGACATCCCAGCCCTGTTCATCCACAGCCGCGAGGACGACGTGGTTCCCTACGGCATCGGACGCGCACTGTTCGAGAACTACCCCGGGCCCAAGGATTTCCTGCACATCGAAGGCAGGCACAACCGGGGCTTTGCCGAAACCGGACAGCCGTACGTCAACGGCCTCGCCCGTTTCCTGAACCGTCTGGACCGCGACTGA
- a CDS encoding CBS and ACT domain-containing protein has translation MLAKNWMTRDVITLTPDRSMMKASKLMKDKTISCLPIVDEQGRIVGIVSDRDIKDASPSKATTLDMHELYYLLSEIKVGDIMTKRPVTIRDDETVEKAAALMLEGHFGSLPVVDDEDRVVGIITDTDVFNVLIDITGVRSGGMQVCLQISTERGSLAPVLDALQDNGARIMSVLTRNVEDPEALKDVYIRFRDMDKPALKKMQQEMESKFQVQFWVTDHVHPVV, from the coding sequence ATGCTGGCCAAGAACTGGATGACCAGGGACGTCATCACCCTCACCCCGGACCGCTCCATGATGAAGGCATCCAAGCTGATGAAGGACAAGACCATCAGCTGTCTGCCCATCGTGGATGAACAGGGCCGTATCGTGGGCATTGTTTCGGACCGCGACATCAAGGACGCCTCGCCGTCCAAGGCCACCACGCTGGACATGCACGAGCTGTACTACCTGCTTTCCGAGATCAAGGTGGGCGACATCATGACCAAGCGGCCCGTGACCATCCGGGACGACGAGACCGTTGAAAAGGCCGCGGCCCTGATGCTGGAAGGCCATTTCGGCAGCCTGCCGGTGGTGGATGACGAGGACCGTGTGGTGGGCATCATCACGGATACGGACGTGTTCAACGTGCTCATCGACATCACGGGCGTGCGCTCGGGCGGCATGCAGGTCTGCCTGCAGATATCCACGGAGCGTGGCAGCCTTGCCCCGGTGTTGGATGCACTTCAGGACAACGGTGCGCGCATCATGTCCGTGCTGACCCGCAACGTGGAAGATCCCGAGGCGCTCAAGGACGTATACATCCGCTTCCGCGACATGGACAAGCCCGCGCTCAAGAAGATGCAGCAGGAAATGGAATCCAAGTTTCAGGTGCAGTTCTGGGTTACGGACCACGTGCATCCCGTGGTCTAG
- a CDS encoding flavin reductase family protein, with protein MRKQKTSHCGDGAPDRMITFSKIRASLIVSRQPKKPPGRDAGGAPRGIGIEGDTATQYKRQGDVMKKSLGKKPLAAPAPVWAVGAYDLEGKPNAMIAAWGGIVSSKPASIAVSVQKARHTYAGILKHRAFTVSVADVAHAAQADYLGIDSGKDIDKFAATGLTPVRSELVDAPYIDEFPLIVECTLTNVLEVGVHVQFIGEIADVKVDEDKMSGSAPLPEAIQPLIFTPGARTYHGLGQLVGKAFSMGLEYRKK; from the coding sequence GTGCGAAAACAAAAAACTTCGCACTGCGGCGACGGCGCCCCGGACCGCATGATCACGTTTTCCAAGATCAGGGCCTCGTTGATCGTCAGCCGCCAGCCCAAAAAACCACCTGGCAGGGATGCCGGAGGTGCTCCAAGGGGCATAGGCATTGAAGGCGACACCGCCACCCAATACAAACGCCAAGGAGACGTCATGAAAAAATCGCTCGGCAAAAAGCCGCTGGCAGCCCCGGCACCGGTCTGGGCCGTGGGAGCGTATGATCTGGAAGGAAAACCCAACGCCATGATCGCGGCATGGGGCGGCATTGTCAGCTCCAAACCCGCCAGCATCGCGGTTTCCGTGCAAAAGGCCCGGCACACCTATGCCGGAATCCTCAAGCACCGCGCCTTTACCGTGAGCGTGGCCGACGTGGCCCATGCGGCGCAAGCCGATTACCTGGGCATAGATTCGGGCAAGGACATCGACAAATTCGCGGCCACGGGTCTGACCCCGGTGCGCAGCGAACTGGTGGACGCGCCCTACATCGACGAATTTCCCCTGATCGTGGAATGCACCCTGACCAACGTGTTGGAAGTGGGCGTGCACGTGCAGTTCATCGGCGAAATCGCAGACGTGAAGGTGGACGAGGACAAGATGTCGGGCAGCGCGCCCCTGCCCGAGGCAATCCAGCCCCTGATCTTTACCCCCGGCGCCCGCACCTACCACGGCCTCGGCCAGCTCGTGGGCAAGGCTTTTTCCATGGGTTTGGAATACAGAAAAAAATAA
- a CDS encoding EamA family transporter — protein sequence MDSEFFSAGMLPLVALAGRIILLGFERIVVKRLGSDNDPFAATVLFFGLGALLLAPFVPWDTPWSQWSRMGTAFGAGVFYAAAFVCYVRSLSMGEASLVSPLYNANVLFLAVLAFVFLGEPLTVLKVSGLVLLVYGASRLSPQGSFLRSMAAVVSDPACRFMIAASLLIACGRVVDTAMVSDSGRDLDPVAYCFVLYSVIAVYVFAAAAVRGHARDVFHLLRTRPAESFLAGGINGYSYLFLLMALTRIDVSVAEPASMLSVLVTLLLARRSFGERIGARMSAAVVMVAGAWCLVL from the coding sequence ATGGACAGCGAGTTTTTCAGCGCAGGAATGTTGCCCCTCGTCGCCCTTGCCGGGCGCATCATTCTGTTGGGTTTCGAGCGCATCGTGGTCAAGCGGTTGGGGTCGGATAACGATCCCTTTGCTGCCACGGTGCTGTTTTTCGGGCTGGGTGCGCTGCTGTTGGCGCCCTTCGTGCCGTGGGACACGCCGTGGTCCCAGTGGAGCCGCATGGGCACCGCGTTCGGCGCGGGCGTGTTCTATGCCGCCGCCTTTGTGTGCTACGTGCGTTCCCTGTCCATGGGCGAGGCCTCGCTGGTCAGCCCGCTGTATAATGCCAATGTGCTGTTTCTGGCCGTGCTGGCCTTTGTCTTTCTGGGCGAACCGCTTACCGTGCTCAAGGTGAGCGGATTGGTCCTGCTGGTATACGGGGCCTCGCGCCTGAGTCCGCAGGGCAGTTTCCTGCGGTCCATGGCCGCCGTGGTTTCGGACCCGGCCTGCCGGTTCATGATCGCGGCCTCGCTGCTCATCGCCTGCGGCCGTGTGGTGGACACGGCCATGGTTTCGGACTCGGGGCGGGACCTTGACCCGGTGGCCTACTGCTTTGTGCTGTATTCGGTGATCGCCGTGTACGTGTTTGCGGCTGCCGCGGTGCGCGGTCATGCCCGGGACGTATTCCACCTGCTGCGCACCCGGCCTGCGGAGTCCTTTCTTGCCGGTGGCATCAACGGCTACTCCTATCTTTTTCTGCTCATGGCCCTGACCCGCATCGACGTGAGCGTGGCCGAACCGGCCTCCATGCTCAGCGTGCTGGTGACCCTGCTGCTGGCCCGGCGTTCCTTTGGCGAGCGCATAGGCGCGCGCATGAGCGCCGCCGTGGTCATGGTGGCCGGGGCGTGGTGTCTCGTGCTTTGA